One Pseudobdellovibrionaceae bacterium genomic window, ATTTAGTCCTAAAGCTTCAGAGATTGTAAAAACTTTAGCTAATCGCGATCAGTGGGCTATTAAAAAAGTTAATGCAGAAAAAGCCTGGGAATTAGCAGGAAACAAAGGTTCTAAAAAAGTTATTGTTGCTGTTATTGATACAGGGGTAGAACTAACTCACGAGTCTTTAGCTAGTAACATTGTTGATGGTTACGATTACTTAGATGGTGATGACGACCCAACAGATACTGCAGTGGATGACAAAAATCCAGGTCACGGTACACATTGTGCTGGGATTATTGGAGCAACAGGAACAGCTGCTAATGGAATTTTAGGAGCAAGTCCTTTAGTATCTATTATGCCTCTTCGTTTTATTAGTGGATCTGGTGGAGATTTAGATGCTGCTATTAAATCTATTGATTTTGCTATTAAAAATGGTGCAAAAGTAATTTCTGCAAGTTGGGGTGCTCAAGTGGGTGCTGCACAAGCTAAGGCTTTAATTGAAGCTATTGAAAGAGCAGATAAAGCGGGTTTAATTTTTATTTCTGCCGCAGGTAACAGTGGTAAGTCTAATGATAAAGTTGGTTTTTACCCAGTAAACTCTAAATTTCCAAATGTTATTGGGGTTGCTGCTAGTGGATCTAAAGATGAAAAACCACAATGGTCTAACTACGGACGCGGAAGAGTGGATATTGCAGCTCCTGGTTTAAAAATCATAAGTACTTTACCAGGAAATAAATATGGTAACTTATCAGGAACATCTATGGCGACGCCTTTAGTTGCTGGAGCTGTGGCTTTATTGTTATCACAAAATGATAAATTAACTGGTGAAGAACTGCGCTCTTTACTTCAAGTTAGTGGTGCTCAAGTGGACATTGAAACTGCCTGTAACTGCCGCATTGATATGGGTGCAGCTATGGAAAGCTTAGTGAACAAAAAAATGTTTGTAGCTCCTGCAACAAAAACTTTATCGGTGGGAAAAACGCAGGCCTTTCACGCTGTTTTTGCAAGTTCTGATGTGAAGTTTGAAAGCTCTAATCCAAAAGTAGCAACTATTGATGAAAAAGGTGTTTTAACTGCAGTAAAAGATGGTGTAACTAGAGTTTCTGTTACAGACGCTCAAGGTAACGCAGCAAGTTCTTTAGATGTTACTGTGGGTGAATTAAAAGAAGGATCTGGTGGTGGAGGTGGCGGAAGTTGCCCTATTGGAGACCCAGCACTTTGTGAAGTGATTTGTAAGATATTTCCTATCCCTGGAGTATGCCCAGGAAAGTAAAACTAACTAATTAGTTTTAGTTATAAATAGTAAAAAGCCTTTATGTAAAACATAAAGGCTTTTTTTTATACGGCTCTCTTTTAAAAAATTAAATAGATATAGGGGCTTTTATACTTTCTTCTGGCAAATAGTTTTCTATCCGAAAATCTGCAAATTTAAATTGAAAAATATCTTTAACATCAGGGTTAATGTGTAACTTTGGTAAAGTCTTAGGGGCTCTTTTTAGTTGTAGTTTGGCCTGTTCAATATGGTTAGTATAAAGGTGAGCATCACCAAGGCTGACAACAAGTTCTTTAGCTTGTAAATCACAAACTTGAGCAACCATATGAGTTAAAAGGGCGTAGCTGGCAATATTAAAAGGTAAACCTAAAAATACATCAGAGCTTCTTTGGTAAAGCTGGCAAGAAATCTCTCCTCCCAAAACATAAAATTGAAAAAAAGCGTGGCAAGGAGGAAGGGCCATGTCTTTTACTTCTCCAGGGTTGTAAGCCACAACTAAGTGTCTTCTAGAGTCGGGGTTGTTTTTTATCTGTTCAATAACATTGGTAATTTGATCCACCGATTGGTTTTTAGAATTTCTCCAATCGCGCCATTGTGCCCCGTAAACTCGTCCTAAATTGCCTTCTTCATCGGCCCAGGGGTTCCAAATGTTTACAGAATTATCTTTTAAATACTTTATGTTGGTATCTCCCGACAAAAACCATAAAAGTTCGTGTATAATAGAAGGTAGGTGTAATTTTTTTGTAGTCAGTAAAGGAAAGCCTTTTTTTAAATCAAAGCGCATTTGATGACCAAACAAACTTAAAGTTCCCGTTTGTGTGCGATCCGTTTTTACTTGTCCTTCTGCTAATACTTTTTCTAAAAGGTTAAGGTAAGTTTGCATAACAGTCCTTTGGTGTTTAAATATCACGATTTATAAAAAGTATTTACCACTCTTGCCCTTGGGAGTCACTTGCCATAATGCGTAAAATAAGCTACCTAGTACTATACTAAATGCCTGTAGGGACATGGCTTATTTTGTGTTTTTAAAAAGGTCTATAGTTTTAGGGAGATAGCTTATATGTTAGAAATTCGAGACCCTTTTCACGGTTTTATTGCAGTGAGTAGTGAAGAGAACTTAATTTTAAGACATCCTTTTTTTTCCCGTTTACGCTTTATTAAACAGCTGGGGTTTACGGAGTTTAGTTTTCCAGGAGCTAGCCATAGTCGGTTTATTCACTCCCTAGGAACTTGTCATTTAGTGTCCAAAGCCTTTGATGTTATTTTTAAAAATGCTCCTTGTGATGAAGTGTTTAAGAAAAAATTAAAAAAAACAGTGCGTTTAGCAGGTCTGTTGCACGACATAGGGCACGGACCTTTAAGTCATGTGGCCGAAGTGGTGATGCCCCCTTTATCAGAGTTAAATATGTCGGACATTTCTAGCGAATTTGCAGAAGATAGACAAGCTTCTCATGAAGATTTTAGCCTTAAATTTATTTTACAATCCGATTTTACAAAAATTATTAATGAAAACTTTGAGTGTGACGCCATTCATGTAGCGTGTTTAATTAATAAAAATTTAAATCCTAAAAATGATTTTTTTATATATGAAGGCATAGATTACCGGCCCATTTTAAGCCAACTAGTTAGCTCAGAATTAGACATGGACAGAATGGATTACTTACAAAGAGATGCTTATTATTGTGGTACAAAGTATGGTGAGTTTGAATTTGAATGGATTTTAAATCGTCTGACTTGGCACCAACACGAAGGGGCGGTGTATTTGGCTTTAGACCATAAAGCTTTATATTCGTTTGATGACTATTTATTGTCTCGTCAAAATATGTACTTAATGGTTTACTGCCATCACAGGTCTGTGATTTATGATGAAATGCTAAGGCGGTACTTTGCAGAAGATGAAACGCCATTTGTTTTGCCTGCAAAATTAGAAGAATACCACAAATGCACGGATTTTTGGTTATACCAAATTTTAGCAAAGTCGAAAAATGTTTGGGCTCAACGAATTAGCACGCAAACAGAATTTGCCAAAGTAAAAGAATGGCATTCCGCTTTTTTAAACTCTGCCGAACCAAAAGCAGAAGCTACAAAGGCAGAGAAAATTTTAAAAGACAACAATATCACCTACATCCGTTCACACTCTAAAATGAAAATGAGCAATTACTATAATGTAGAGGTAAAAAATTCAGAAATATTTTACCCTATATTTATAAAATCTAAAAAGAAC contains:
- a CDS encoding S8 family serine peptidase, translating into MILSLLLAGSFSAQAAEYLVKKKTSHDLFSVKTVKGMKVLGFHEAGNLVKVDIKDGTEVSALIKLYKDPSVEYVVKNFRIKLFSPKASEIVKTLANRDQWAIKKVNAEKAWELAGNKGSKKVIVAVIDTGVELTHESLASNIVDGYDYLDGDDDPTDTAVDDKNPGHGTHCAGIIGATGTAANGILGASPLVSIMPLRFISGSGGDLDAAIKSIDFAIKNGAKVISASWGAQVGAAQAKALIEAIERADKAGLIFISAAGNSGKSNDKVGFYPVNSKFPNVIGVAASGSKDEKPQWSNYGRGRVDIAAPGLKIISTLPGNKYGNLSGTSMATPLVAGAVALLLSQNDKLTGEELRSLLQVSGAQVDIETACNCRIDMGAAMESLVNKKMFVAPATKTLSVGKTQAFHAVFASSDVKFESSNPKVATIDEKGVLTAVKDGVTRVSVTDAQGNAASSLDVTVGELKEGSGGGGGGSCPIGDPALCEVICKIFPIPGVCPGK
- a CDS encoding thymidylate synthase, whose amino-acid sequence is MQTYLNLLEKVLAEGQVKTDRTQTGTLSLFGHQMRFDLKKGFPLLTTKKLHLPSIIHELLWFLSGDTNIKYLKDNSVNIWNPWADEEGNLGRVYGAQWRDWRNSKNQSVDQITNVIEQIKNNPDSRRHLVVAYNPGEVKDMALPPCHAFFQFYVLGGEISCQLYQRSSDVFLGLPFNIASYALLTHMVAQVCDLQAKELVVSLGDAHLYTNHIEQAKLQLKRAPKTLPKLHINPDVKDIFQFKFADFRIENYLPEESIKAPISI
- a CDS encoding HD domain-containing protein → MLEIRDPFHGFIAVSSEENLILRHPFFSRLRFIKQLGFTEFSFPGASHSRFIHSLGTCHLVSKAFDVIFKNAPCDEVFKKKLKKTVRLAGLLHDIGHGPLSHVAEVVMPPLSELNMSDISSEFAEDRQASHEDFSLKFILQSDFTKIINENFECDAIHVACLINKNLNPKNDFFIYEGIDYRPILSQLVSSELDMDRMDYLQRDAYYCGTKYGEFEFEWILNRLTWHQHEGAVYLALDHKALYSFDDYLLSRQNMYLMVYCHHRSVIYDEMLRRYFAEDETPFVLPAKLEEYHKCTDFWLYQILAKSKNVWAQRISTQTEFAKVKEWHSAFLNSAEPKAEATKAEKILKDNNITYIRSHSKMKMSNYYNVEVKNSEIFYPIFIKSKKNAEVKAVPIEECTDIFQKYAQSRYMIRLYVDPKDKLEAQKILK